ACGCCGGTGCCTCCACCGGCGGGTTCACGGACGTCCTGCTGAGGCGGGGGGCCGCACAGGTGGTGGCGGTCGACGTCGGGCACGGCCAACTGGTGCCGCACCTCCGGGACGACCCCCGCGTGGAGGTCCACGAGGGCATGAACGTCCGGTACATGGCGCCCGCGGACATCGGCGGCCCGGCCGCCCTGACCGTCGCGGACCTCTCCTTCATCTCCCTCACCCTCGTGGTGCAGCCGCTGGCTGACTGCACCGAGCCCGGCGGCGACCTGGTGCTGATGGTCAAGCCACAGTTCGAGATCGGCAAGGACCGCCTGGGCCGCACCGGCGTCGTCACGTCGGAGCGCGAGCGGCGGATGGCGGTGGAGAAGGTGGCCAGGGCAGCGCTCGACGCCGGCCTGGACCTGTGCAGCCTGGCGGCCAGTCCGCTGCCCGGACAGGACGGAAACGTCGAATACTTCCTGTGGATAAAACGCAGGATCACCCAAGAGTTGCCTAAGATCGAAGAGCGTGAGGCAGCAGCTGCTGCTTTGCTCGGACAAATCTGGCCGAACCACTAGAGAGCGGAACCTGATGAGCAGGCGTGTACTGGTCCTTGCCCACACCGGCCGCGAGGAGTCACTGAAGGCCGCCTGGGAAGCCTGCGCCCTGCTGCATGCTTCAGGCATGGTCCCCGTGATGCAGGAGTCCGAACTGGGCGACATGGAACGCTTCTTCGGGCACCTGGCCCAGCCGGTGGAGGTGCTCCACGACCATGTCCAGCTGCCCGATGTGGAACTGGTCATGGTCCTTGGCGGCGACGGAACCATCCTCCGGGCCGCTGAGCTGGTCCGCGAGGTGGACGTGCCGCTGCTGGGCGTCAACCTGGGCCATGTGGGCTTCCTGGCAGAGAGCGAGCGGGCAGACCTTGCCCAGACGGTGGAGTGGATCGCCAGCCGTGAGTACATCGTTGAAGAGCGGATGACCATCGATGTCCAGGTCTGGGTCCGCGGCCAGAAGATTTGGCACACCTGGGCTTTAAACGAGGCCGCCATCGAGAAAGCCAACCGCGAACGGATGCTGGAAGTCGTGACCGAGGTGGACGAGCGCCCGCTGACGTCCTTCGGCTCCGACGGCATCGTGCTGGCCACCCCCACGGGCTCCACGGCCTACGCATTCTCCGCCGGTGGCCCCGTGGTGTGGCCGGAGGTGGAGGCGCTGGTGATCGTGCCCATCAGCGCGCATGCGCTCTTCGCCAAGCCCCTGGTCGTATCGCCCCGGTCCAGGCTCGCTGTTGAGGTGCTGGGGCGGACCGACGCCCAGGGGGTCCTGTGGTGCGATGGCCGGCGCTCGGTGGACCTGCCGCCCGGCGCCCGCGTGGAAGTCACCAAATCGGCCACCCCGGTCCGCCTGGCCCGCACCCATCAGACCCCCTTCTCGGCCCGCCTGGTCCGCAAGTTCGAGCTGCCCATCCACGGCTGGCGCGGCCCGGTGCCCAAGTCCGATGCCGTGCACACCGGTCCCATCCCCATCGTGCGGACGCCACGGCCCATGCCGCCGCTGCCGGTACCGCATGCGGAGAATCCTGGCAGCGATCCCGATCCGTCGACTGCGAAGTGAAGCCATGCTTGAAGAACTGAGAATCCGCGATCTGGGCGTCATCACCGACGCAACGCTGCCGCTCGGCCCTGGACTGAGCGTGGTAACCGGTGAAACCGGTGCGGGCAAGACCATGGTGGTCACCGCCGTCGGACTGCTGCTGGGAGCGCGTTCGGATGCCGGTGCAGTCCGTAGCGGGGCGAAAAGTGCCACCGCGGAAGCGGTGCTCAAGCTTGACGCCGGACATCCGGCCATCGCCCGTGCGCTTGATGCCGGTGCCGAAGCCGAGGAGTTCGACGGCGGCGCTGAGCTCATCCTGGCCCGCCGCCTGGGTGCGGACGGCCGCAGCCGTGCGTTCCTCGGTGGGCGCGCTGCGCCGGTGGGCGTCCTGGCCGAGATCGGCGAGTCGCTGGTGGTGGTGCACGGCCAGTCGGACCAGATCAGGCTCAAAAGCGCCACGGCCCAGCGGGAAGCCCTGGACAAGTTCGCCGGGGACAGCCTGGCCGGACCGCTGTCCGCGTACCAGGAGCTGTACAACAGGTGGAAGGCCAGCCAGGCAGAACTGGACAGCCTGCAGAGCGCCGCACGGGACCGGCTCCGCGAAGCCGAATCCCTGGAGGCGGCCCTGGCCGAAATCGACGAGGTGGATCCGCAGCCGGGGGAGGACGAGCTTTTGAAGGCCGAGGCCGTCAAGCTCGCCAACGTGGAGGAACTGCGGATTGCCGCCAGCACGGCACACCAGGCCCTCATCGCCGAGGACTTCGGCGAGACCGGTGACGCCACCACCCTGGTGGATTCCGCCAAACGCACCCTGGAGCATGTGGCCGAGCACGACGCCGAACTCGGTTCCGCCGCCGCGCGGCTGGCGGAAGTGGGCTTCCTGCTCAATGACATCGCCACCGAACTGGCCAGTTACCAGGCCGGCCTGGACTCGGAGGGCCCGGAACGGCTCGCCGAGATCGAGGACCGGCGGGCAGCTCTGGCCAAGCTGGTCCGCAAATACGCCCCAACCATCGACGAAGTGCTGGAGTGGGCCGAAAAGGCCCGCGCCCGGTACGACGAGCTGCAGGACGACTCCTCCCGCATCGAAGCCCTCGACGCGGAGGTGGTCCGCGCCGAAGCAGAACTGACCAAGCAGTCGGCGGCCATCAGCAAGATCCGGGCCAAGGCCGCCAAGGACCTCTCTGCCCGGGTAAGCGCCGAACTGAAGGCCCTGGCCATGGCCGACGC
This region of Arthrobacter sp. DNA4 genomic DNA includes:
- the recN gene encoding DNA repair protein RecN, encoding MLEELRIRDLGVITDATLPLGPGLSVVTGETGAGKTMVVTAVGLLLGARSDAGAVRSGAKSATAEAVLKLDAGHPAIARALDAGAEAEEFDGGAELILARRLGADGRSRAFLGGRAAPVGVLAEIGESLVVVHGQSDQIRLKSATAQREALDKFAGDSLAGPLSAYQELYNRWKASQAELDSLQSAARDRLREAESLEAALAEIDEVDPQPGEDELLKAEAVKLANVEELRIAASTAHQALIAEDFGETGDATTLVDSAKRTLEHVAEHDAELGSAAARLAEVGFLLNDIATELASYQAGLDSEGPERLAEIEDRRAALAKLVRKYAPTIDEVLEWAEKARARYDELQDDSSRIEALDAEVVRAEAELTKQSAAISKIRAKAAKDLSARVSAELKALAMADATLVINLEPSVQLGLHGADEITFLLQPHSGAPARPLGKGASGGELSRVMLAIEVVLAAVDPVPTFVFDEVDAGVGGRAAVEIGRRLAMLARHVQVLVVTHLPQVAAFADQHITVTKTSVRGADGGTATGFTSSDVRLLDGPERVRELARMLAGQEDSESAQAHAQELLDDAKLLPQRA
- a CDS encoding TlyA family RNA methyltransferase, with the protein product MPVRLDQALVARGLARSRTHAASLIAEGKVTSGGQVLSKASLQVDDSRDLAVEHDDRDTYASRAGHKLAGALDAFPDVSAQGKRCLDAGASTGGFTDVLLRRGAAQVVAVDVGHGQLVPHLRDDPRVEVHEGMNVRYMAPADIGGPAALTVADLSFISLTLVVQPLADCTEPGGDLVLMVKPQFEIGKDRLGRTGVVTSERERRMAVEKVARAALDAGLDLCSLAASPLPGQDGNVEYFLWIKRRITQELPKIEEREAAAAALLGQIWPNH
- a CDS encoding NAD kinase; protein product: MSRRVLVLAHTGREESLKAAWEACALLHASGMVPVMQESELGDMERFFGHLAQPVEVLHDHVQLPDVELVMVLGGDGTILRAAELVREVDVPLLGVNLGHVGFLAESERADLAQTVEWIASREYIVEERMTIDVQVWVRGQKIWHTWALNEAAIEKANRERMLEVVTEVDERPLTSFGSDGIVLATPTGSTAYAFSAGGPVVWPEVEALVIVPISAHALFAKPLVVSPRSRLAVEVLGRTDAQGVLWCDGRRSVDLPPGARVEVTKSATPVRLARTHQTPFSARLVRKFELPIHGWRGPVPKSDAVHTGPIPIVRTPRPMPPLPVPHAENPGSDPDPSTAK